One Desulfovibrio fairfieldensis genomic window carries:
- a CDS encoding tyrosine-type recombinase/integrase: MALTIKGIEAAKPKISKTSGKAKLVRLSDGNGLFLEVTETSKRWRVRYHFEGKEQMLSLGVYPVVGLKDARDKNFLLRQQIAQGINPAIERKKEKSQIKEAVQEEKRIAKGEAHPMSVEAVALDWLEDIRKTWKQSTYDGEKTRIIKHIIGPLGSMRVDEVKPAAVRALFQQLEAEGKYDTLRKIAENTVRIFNFGIAVGKCENNPAYSIWKGLSFKRPDPNRGFATITSPDKVGKLLLALDSTMTEKCGLEVSTALRIAPYVFLRPGSLTWGEWSEIDWQRGNGAFRALK, from the coding sequence ATGGCTTTGACTATCAAGGGAATCGAAGCGGCAAAGCCGAAAATCAGCAAGACCTCGGGCAAGGCGAAGCTCGTCCGCCTGTCAGACGGCAACGGCCTCTTTCTGGAAGTCACCGAGACAAGCAAGCGCTGGCGAGTGCGCTACCACTTTGAGGGTAAGGAGCAAATGCTCTCCCTTGGCGTGTATCCGGTTGTCGGCCTCAAGGATGCGCGGGACAAGAACTTCCTTTTGCGCCAGCAAATCGCCCAGGGCATCAATCCGGCGATTGAGCGGAAGAAGGAAAAGAGCCAGATAAAAGAAGCTGTGCAAGAAGAGAAGCGCATAGCCAAAGGCGAGGCGCACCCCATGAGCGTGGAAGCCGTGGCCCTTGATTGGCTGGAGGACATCCGCAAAACGTGGAAGCAAAGCACCTATGACGGCGAGAAGACGCGCATCATCAAGCACATCATCGGCCCGCTCGGCAGTATGCGCGTGGACGAGGTGAAGCCCGCAGCCGTGCGGGCGCTGTTCCAGCAGCTTGAGGCCGAAGGCAAGTACGACACCCTGCGCAAGATTGCCGAGAACACAGTACGCATTTTCAACTTCGGCATAGCTGTGGGAAAGTGCGAGAACAACCCAGCTTATTCCATTTGGAAGGGGCTTTCCTTCAAGCGGCCTGACCCGAACCGGGGCTTTGCCACAATCACCAGCCCGGATAAGGTCGGCAAGCTCCTGCTGGCTCTGGACAGCACCATGACCGAGAAGTGCGGCCTTGAGGTATCCACGGCCCTTCGAATCGCACCATACGTCTTTCTGCGACCCGGTTCCCTCACTTGGGGAGAATGGAGTGAAATTGACTGGCAGAGAGGGAATGGCGCATTCCGGGCTTTAAAATGA
- a CDS encoding Eco57I restriction-modification methylase domain-containing protein, whose protein sequence is MLRDSQEPLTDDSDNISAKSAYSQYMTPTRVAEFMASLFSKFSPRKNIRFLDAGAGKGALTCAFLRFYTKVLLKINNPTFDLFEIDNTLAKELELNVRNVVPILSDNIQIINFDFLELAPLLINEGKGQYSHIMLNPPYKKMHGGSRYAKILQSNKINAVNLYTAFVSLAIRLLDRKGELVAIIPRSFCNGFYHKKFRELIFDNCSIEHIHLFRSRTRVFKQDKILQENIIVLLKKDSKQKEVNISISNDDHFKDFRQESFPFSEVVHPDDINKFIRIPIASSITGRLAVGASLADLGVDVSTGPVVDFRALDFLHQMPESGDVPLIYPGHLNGTTEWPKREFRKPNAIRFCNETEKLLFPTGFYVAIRRMSSKEEQRRIVAHLIDPKNFHGFKYLGFENHLNIIHSNKKSLSESLAYGLVGYLNSSYVNSLFHCFNGHTQVNATDLRSIKYPSLDSLLYLGDWIKNQKIKCQTKIDEKIRSNIPIQ, encoded by the coding sequence ATGCTGCGTGATAGCCAAGAACCGTTAACCGATGATAGTGACAATATTTCAGCTAAAAGCGCGTATAGTCAGTATATGACCCCTACACGCGTAGCTGAATTCATGGCTAGCCTTTTTTCCAAGTTCAGCCCAAGGAAAAATATTCGCTTTCTTGACGCAGGCGCGGGCAAGGGCGCTTTGACATGCGCTTTCTTGCGTTTTTACACAAAAGTACTTTTAAAGATAAATAATCCTACTTTTGATCTTTTTGAGATTGACAATACACTTGCAAAAGAGCTTGAGTTAAACGTTAGAAATGTTGTTCCTATTCTGAGTGATAATATACAAATTATTAATTTTGATTTTTTAGAATTAGCACCCTTGTTGATAAATGAAGGTAAGGGTCAGTATTCTCATATCATGCTCAACCCCCCGTATAAAAAGATGCATGGAGGATCTCGTTACGCAAAAATCTTACAATCTAATAAAATTAATGCAGTTAATTTGTATACCGCCTTTGTATCATTGGCTATTAGGCTATTAGATAGAAAAGGAGAACTGGTTGCAATAATTCCAAGAAGTTTCTGTAATGGATTTTATCATAAAAAATTCAGAGAATTAATTTTCGATAATTGTTCAATTGAACATATCCATTTGTTTAGATCAAGAACAAGAGTATTCAAACAAGACAAGATACTACAAGAAAATATTATAGTTTTATTAAAAAAAGATTCAAAGCAAAAAGAAGTAAATATTTCTATATCAAACGATGACCATTTCAAGGACTTTAGGCAAGAAAGCTTTCCTTTTTCCGAAGTGGTTCATCCTGATGACATAAACAAATTTATAAGAATTCCTATAGCTAGTTCTATCACTGGGCGCTTAGCTGTGGGCGCCTCACTTGCGGATCTAGGGGTCGATGTTTCAACAGGGCCGGTCGTAGATTTTCGAGCACTTGATTTTCTTCACCAGATGCCCGAGTCAGGCGATGTACCGTTAATTTATCCCGGACATCTAAATGGCACCACAGAGTGGCCTAAAAGAGAATTTAGAAAACCAAATGCAATTCGTTTCTGCAATGAAACAGAAAAGCTTCTTTTCCCTACTGGTTTCTATGTGGCTATCCGAAGAATGTCTTCAAAGGAAGAACAACGGAGAATCGTGGCCCACTTAATAGACCCTAAAAATTTCCATGGATTCAAATACTTGGGATTTGAAAATCACCTCAATATTATTCATTCCAATAAAAAAAGCCTCTCGGAGTCTTTAGCTTATGGACTTGTTGGATATTTGAACTCAAGCTATGTTAACTCTTTGTTTCACTGTTTTAACGGCCACACCCAAGTCAATGCAACTGATTTGCGTTCTATAAAGTATCCCTCTCTTGATTCTTTATTATACTTAGGTGACTGGATTAAAAATCAAAAGATCAAGTGTCAGACTAAAATAGACGAAAAAATCCGATCCAACATTCCAATCCAATGA
- a CDS encoding lytic transglycosylase domain-containing protein, which produces MPYVIAWHNKNTVVRHSLLILCLIIGIQDCLAASPQLLERERDLTHLFDYPCRKFGIPKPLAMAIARQESGMNPLILNIAGKDVRPTTVQEALQLAARAEARKLSYDVGVMQINSYWIRKYKIPIHILLSPKDNIYMGCWILRQEIQRHGMTWKAVGRYHSPTDWRAANYARLIKCHLLDILKVR; this is translated from the coding sequence ATGCCCTACGTTATCGCCTGGCATAACAAGAACACGGTGGTGAGGCATTCGCTACTGATCCTCTGCTTGATCATCGGGATCCAAGATTGCCTTGCAGCCAGCCCGCAACTTCTTGAGCGGGAGCGGGATCTCACACATCTTTTTGACTATCCCTGTCGCAAGTTCGGCATCCCCAAACCATTGGCCATGGCCATCGCGAGACAAGAAAGCGGCATGAATCCCTTGATTTTGAATATCGCCGGTAAGGATGTCAGGCCCACGACAGTCCAGGAAGCGCTGCAATTGGCTGCGCGCGCCGAAGCCCGCAAGCTCAGCTATGATGTCGGCGTGATGCAGATAAACTCTTACTGGATTAGAAAATACAAAATTCCCATCCACATCCTGCTAAGCCCCAAGGACAATATTTACATGGGGTGCTGGATCCTCCGTCAGGAGATTCAACGTCATGGAATGACATGGAAGGCAGTGGGCCGCTATCATTCTCCGACGGATTGGCGTGCCGCGAATTATGCTCGCCTTATCAAATGTCATTTACTCGATATTTTGAAGGTACGGTAA
- a CDS encoding type IV secretory system conjugative DNA transfer family protein, whose translation MGILVALSLLILPAFWPLQFGVYIILYFLRRSETSAAHLPMRVPDIHCGKDYGELPASGKYGRATGKFYIGNVYDGTPSVGQELWASPSDLLTHMMILGTTGSGKTETLVSLAFNYLALGSGFIYVDPKAAPKLVAQLYTMCRILGRDDDFLVINFAADKAAQETLRTKGYMRNPVRETNTQNPFGIGTANQLCQLLFAMMPGGDEGGANEIFSKNAQAVISGLLFVLVEMRDKGIRPLSIELLRHYLMDFNAVDELARSSEYSKIAITALQSGLANVGWNKSLKTQSDTFNDQFQYAKAYFGQFLSLLADNYGRQYNVSHGEVDPVDVILGRRVFLINIPSMDKDTKELKSLGQLSLATVKNACAVGLGDTIQGSLKKVLGSLPTACSIPFGITVDEFGAIAMPGFEIVLTQGRGLGIAATIANQDWAGMMRASKEVAGQMISNTKLKFIMTCVDPLETRDLAEKLFGKAVVMQTGGFSIEKGSSTDHYRDSLNASAQQVDRVDFTDLQQQVEGEFHLSFKGRMIRGKMFYADPPLKDTQQVRLAYQLKVNTPDVTMLRATLGDIRTLKDALRGILEKDIHLMVPEPNEDIRQLMATFSKFADDVSTPRSQVGIEALMNFSLEDQNEEPPSDDLEPAVEIMSTEDEPDLSNFAMVDEELRNSLKPDGTSPLMHADLAEEFDGMPVADLREDFVEIGLASGLTADEAERTAAESEQEINAALTVAYAPPLPVPESEDIDGDLAALVESMEMLPSFAASEDVAGADSSGRES comes from the coding sequence GTGGGAATCCTGGTTGCATTGTCTCTTCTCATTTTGCCGGCATTTTGGCCTCTCCAGTTTGGCGTTTATATTATCCTCTATTTCTTGCGCAGATCAGAGACATCCGCGGCACATTTACCCATGCGCGTACCTGACATCCACTGTGGCAAAGACTATGGAGAGCTCCCTGCATCAGGCAAATATGGCCGCGCTACAGGAAAATTCTATATAGGGAACGTCTATGACGGGACTCCCAGCGTAGGCCAGGAGCTTTGGGCCAGTCCAAGCGACCTGCTTACCCATATGATGATTCTCGGTACAACTGGATCAGGTAAAACCGAAACGCTGGTTTCTCTTGCCTTCAATTATCTCGCGCTGGGATCAGGATTCATTTACGTAGACCCGAAAGCTGCCCCCAAGCTAGTGGCCCAGCTTTACACCATGTGCCGGATCCTCGGGAGAGATGACGACTTTCTTGTCATCAACTTCGCGGCGGACAAAGCCGCCCAGGAAACTCTTCGGACCAAAGGGTATATGAGGAATCCAGTGCGGGAAACCAATACCCAGAACCCATTTGGCATCGGCACGGCCAACCAGCTTTGCCAGTTATTGTTTGCCATGATGCCCGGGGGTGACGAGGGCGGTGCCAACGAAATTTTCAGTAAAAATGCTCAAGCGGTGATTTCTGGTCTGCTGTTTGTTCTCGTGGAAATGCGAGACAAAGGCATCCGCCCTCTTTCAATCGAGCTGCTCAGGCATTACCTGATGGATTTTAACGCAGTTGACGAACTTGCTCGCAGCTCGGAATATTCCAAGATTGCCATTACTGCCCTGCAGAGCGGTCTGGCCAACGTGGGGTGGAACAAGTCTCTCAAGACACAGTCAGATACTTTCAATGATCAATTCCAGTATGCCAAGGCTTACTTTGGACAATTCTTGTCTCTCTTGGCGGACAACTATGGTCGCCAATACAATGTCAGTCATGGCGAAGTGGATCCCGTTGACGTAATTCTCGGCAGACGCGTGTTCCTCATCAATATTCCTTCCATGGACAAGGACACGAAAGAACTAAAGTCCTTGGGCCAGCTATCATTGGCCACAGTAAAAAACGCTTGTGCGGTAGGTCTCGGGGATACGATCCAGGGCAGCCTCAAAAAAGTGCTGGGCTCGCTCCCCACCGCCTGCAGCATTCCTTTCGGCATCACTGTTGACGAATTCGGCGCCATCGCCATGCCGGGTTTTGAGATTGTCCTGACCCAGGGGCGCGGCCTTGGCATTGCGGCCACCATAGCCAACCAGGATTGGGCAGGCATGATGCGGGCATCCAAAGAGGTCGCCGGCCAGATGATTTCAAATACTAAACTGAAATTCATCATGACCTGCGTCGATCCTCTTGAAACGCGCGATCTGGCGGAGAAGCTCTTTGGAAAGGCCGTGGTCATGCAAACAGGTGGCTTTTCCATCGAAAAAGGAAGTTCGACGGATCATTACAGGGATAGCCTGAATGCATCGGCGCAGCAGGTTGACAGGGTCGATTTCACAGATCTGCAGCAACAAGTGGAGGGTGAATTCCATCTTTCCTTCAAGGGACGGATGATCCGCGGAAAGATGTTTTATGCGGATCCTCCGCTGAAAGACACGCAGCAGGTCAGACTGGCCTACCAACTCAAGGTAAATACGCCGGATGTGACCATGCTGCGCGCTACTCTTGGCGATATTCGAACTCTCAAAGACGCCTTGAGGGGTATACTGGAAAAAGATATTCATCTTATGGTCCCTGAGCCCAATGAGGACATCCGCCAGTTGATGGCCACGTTCTCCAAATTTGCGGATGACGTGAGCACTCCCCGCTCACAGGTGGGCATAGAGGCATTGATGAACTTCAGCCTTGAAGATCAGAATGAAGAGCCCCCTTCTGATGACCTGGAGCCGGCAGTTGAAATAATGTCAACCGAAGACGAACCGGACCTCTCAAACTTCGCCATGGTCGATGAGGAATTGCGGAACAGCCTGAAACCGGATGGAACTTCTCCTTTGATGCATGCAGATCTGGCTGAAGAGTTCGATGGCATGCCGGTAGCGGATCTGAGAGAAGATTTTGTTGAGATCGGCCTCGCGTCAGGCTTAACCGCTGATGAAGCCGAAAGAACTGCCGCGGAAAGCGAACAGGAAATCAATGCCGCCCTGACAGTCGCGTATGCACCTCCTCTGCCGGTCCCTGAAAGCGAGGACATTGACGGAGACCTGGCCGCATTGGTGGAAAGCATGGAGATGCTCCCAAGTTTTGCAGCATCGGAGGATGTTGCCGGCGCCGATTCATCCGGGAGGGAATCGTGA
- a CDS encoding type II toxin-antitoxin system HipA family toxin: MAEPFFVYVDLNGETHFTGRLWFHATGSNESASFEYAPAWRKSPFSFALEPALQTDQSAHHTPIGKALFGSMGDSAPDRWGRNLMKREAARQAKAQNTTPRTLREIDYLLMVNDEARIGALRFSKTSGGPFMAAETEGLPPVISLGKLLQAAGRVEDRLEMDQDIQDIFAPGSSLGGARPKAAVRNTDGTLRIAKFPSQRDEWDVEFWEYIALKIAEAAGIQTPNFELQTVKGKNVLLMDRFDRGQGNIRIPYLSAMSMLQYKDGEQASYLEIAEALSEYGANASEDKKELWLRIVLNILISNYDDHLRNHGFLYQGTNGWKLSPVFDLEPTPAGYKARHLHTFIGLEDTEASLDEALAVAEEFGLSLSDARSSAQQVGKATQTWRRWATQQRATADEIDRMATAFEHDDLRKALAANKIHVVPEKIKPLMRKIKL, encoded by the coding sequence ATGGCTGAACCGTTTTTCGTGTATGTGGATCTCAATGGCGAGACGCACTTTACAGGACGATTATGGTTCCATGCAACGGGATCCAATGAAAGTGCATCATTCGAGTATGCCCCGGCGTGGCGCAAATCTCCTTTCTCTTTTGCATTGGAGCCAGCCCTCCAAACGGATCAGTCCGCCCACCATACGCCGATTGGCAAGGCATTATTCGGCTCAATGGGAGATTCAGCACCTGACCGTTGGGGCAGGAACCTCATGAAGCGTGAGGCCGCACGCCAGGCAAAAGCGCAAAACACCACGCCACGGACGCTACGCGAGATTGACTATCTCTTGATGGTCAATGATGAGGCCCGCATAGGCGCTCTGCGCTTTTCTAAAACATCTGGAGGCCCATTTATGGCGGCGGAGACAGAAGGTCTCCCTCCTGTGATTTCTTTGGGCAAACTTCTGCAGGCTGCCGGCAGAGTCGAAGATCGGCTTGAGATGGATCAAGACATCCAGGATATCTTTGCCCCCGGCAGCTCACTTGGTGGGGCGCGCCCAAAGGCCGCTGTCCGGAATACTGATGGAACATTGCGAATAGCCAAGTTTCCCAGTCAAAGAGACGAATGGGATGTCGAATTTTGGGAATATATAGCACTTAAAATTGCAGAAGCGGCGGGAATTCAAACGCCAAATTTTGAGCTGCAGACGGTCAAAGGTAAAAATGTGCTTCTTATGGACAGGTTTGATCGCGGGCAAGGAAATATAAGGATCCCTTATCTCTCCGCCATGAGCATGCTCCAGTACAAGGATGGAGAACAGGCAAGCTACCTTGAAATCGCGGAGGCTCTCTCAGAATACGGAGCGAATGCCTCAGAGGACAAGAAGGAGCTTTGGCTGCGGATCGTGCTCAACATTTTGATCTCGAACTACGATGATCATTTGCGCAACCATGGTTTCTTATACCAAGGAACGAACGGATGGAAACTTTCCCCTGTCTTCGATCTGGAACCCACGCCTGCAGGATACAAGGCCCGTCATCTGCACACCTTTATCGGCCTCGAAGATACTGAGGCATCTCTTGATGAAGCCTTGGCTGTTGCCGAGGAATTCGGACTTTCACTGTCTGATGCCCGTTCCAGTGCACAGCAGGTTGGAAAAGCGACTCAAACCTGGCGGCGCTGGGCTACGCAGCAGCGGGCCACTGCGGATGAGATTGACCGCATGGCTACGGCATTCGAGCATGACGATCTGCGAAAAGCCCTGGCTGCAAACAAGATCCATGTTGTCCCTGAGAAAATCAAGCCTCTTATGAGAAAAATAAAATTGTAA
- a CDS encoding helix-turn-helix domain-containing protein yields MKSNPPISVRRSLTSLGASLKKARLRRRLPMAIIADRAGISRETLSKIQAGDPGVSMGNYAAVIFALGFGTDWMRLADLSNDPVGQALDEERLPRRARVIPTFHKSSEAE; encoded by the coding sequence ATGAAAAGCAATCCTCCTATTTCCGTGCGCCGAAGCTTAACGAGCTTGGGGGCCTCGCTAAAAAAAGCGCGTCTTCGGCGTCGTTTGCCGATGGCAATCATTGCCGACCGGGCGGGTATCAGCCGTGAAACCCTGTCCAAAATTCAGGCGGGCGATCCTGGCGTCAGCATGGGCAACTATGCCGCGGTAATTTTTGCCCTGGGATTCGGCACCGATTGGATGAGACTTGCAGATTTGTCAAATGATCCAGTGGGGCAGGCGCTTGATGAAGAACGACTTCCCCGCCGCGCTCGGGTAATTCCTACTTTTCATAAATCTTCAGAGGCTGAGTAA
- a CDS encoding lytic transglycosylase domain-containing protein — protein MKQHYPAYARLCKGLGVMLFLMALLFVTPAHAGALQDRQQELEPLFDAPCARYQVPKVLALAIARQESGCHPWILNISGRDVRPRSKEEALRYAQWAMRAGRSFDVGVMQVNSYWVRKYGWPLEQVLEPVNNVKIGVWILAQEIQRHGLNWKAVAYYHTPLHKNPERGRHYAQLILGHVKKILGEK, from the coding sequence ATGAAGCAACACTATCCCGCATATGCACGACTCTGCAAGGGCTTGGGCGTCATGCTTTTTCTCATGGCGTTGCTGTTTGTCACCCCGGCCCATGCCGGCGCGCTACAGGACCGCCAGCAGGAACTGGAACCTTTGTTTGACGCGCCCTGCGCCCGCTACCAGGTGCCCAAGGTGCTGGCCCTGGCCATCGCCCGCCAGGAAAGCGGCTGCCACCCCTGGATCCTCAATATCTCAGGCCGCGACGTGCGGCCCCGCTCCAAAGAAGAAGCCCTGCGCTATGCGCAGTGGGCCATGCGCGCCGGGCGCTCCTTCGACGTAGGCGTTATGCAGGTGAATTCGTATTGGGTCAGAAAATACGGCTGGCCGCTGGAACAGGTGCTGGAGCCGGTCAACAACGTCAAGATCGGCGTCTGGATCCTGGCCCAGGAAATCCAGCGCCACGGCCTCAACTGGAAAGCCGTGGCCTACTACCACACGCCCCTTCATAAGAATCCGGAACGGGGCAGGCATTACGCGCAACTGATTCTTGGGCATGTGAAGAAGATTTTGGGGGAGAAATAG
- a CDS encoding tyrosine-type recombinase/integrase, which yields MKNNKPHVVPLARQVVEHLENLRRYTGEGQYLFPSYGKSGHLTTNSLLKAIHSAGCGSKEFTSHGFRHMAVTLLKELGFPHDVIYLQLSHTLERDAAKAAYDKAQLLPQRKEMMQSYADYLDGLREEARQRS from the coding sequence ATGAAGAACAACAAGCCGCATGTCGTGCCGCTGGCCCGTCAGGTGGTAGAGCACTTGGAAAATCTGCGCCGCTATACGGGTGAGGGGCAATACCTTTTCCCGTCCTATGGCAAGAGCGGACACCTGACCACAAACTCCCTGCTTAAAGCTATCCACTCAGCCGGGTGCGGCTCAAAGGAGTTTACCTCACACGGATTCCGACACATGGCGGTTACCCTGCTCAAGGAGTTGGGCTTCCCGCATGACGTGATCTATCTGCAATTGTCGCACACGCTGGAACGGGATGCGGCAAAGGCGGCGTATGACAAAGCGCAGCTTTTACCTCAAAGGAAAGAGATGATGCAGAGCTACGCCGACTATCTGGACGGCTTGCGCGAGGAAGCCCGGCAAAGGTCCTGA
- a CDS encoding thermonuclease family protein, whose product MIKYFFLIALMALSPTFSLAQEVRVLSVIDGDTLRVVDSEEQAIKIRLYGVDCPELGQHSGTRAKEFAKNILQNKRIMVQSQGKDRYGRTVAIVILEDGRSLQERLLRAGLAWHYGQYCRQLRHCSRWKILEYYARQQKLGLWSEERPVPPWKWRHNLKGQRGK is encoded by the coding sequence GTGATCAAATATTTCTTTCTTATTGCCCTCATGGCTCTCTCCCCTACTTTCAGCCTGGCACAGGAGGTTAGGGTTTTGTCGGTTATCGATGGAGATACCCTGCGGGTCGTTGACTCCGAAGAACAGGCAATCAAAATACGACTCTATGGTGTAGATTGCCCCGAACTGGGCCAGCATTCCGGCACCAGAGCCAAAGAATTTGCAAAAAATATTCTGCAAAATAAGCGGATTATGGTGCAGTCGCAAGGCAAGGACAGATACGGCCGCACGGTGGCCATCGTCATACTTGAGGATGGCCGGAGTTTGCAGGAGCGCCTGCTTCGGGCCGGCCTGGCCTGGCACTACGGCCAATACTGCCGGCAGCTGCGGCACTGTTCTCGCTGGAAGATCCTGGAGTATTACGCGCGCCAGCAGAAACTTGGTCTTTGGAGTGAAGAAAGGCCTGTACCCCCCTGGAAGTGGCGCCACAATCTAAAAGGGCAGCGTGGCAAATGA
- a CDS encoding Fic family protein, with amino-acid sequence MKGIIDKNRTKAIFLLRKNRTALVWSGVSTFENNPATQTILEGFSVPGLTLTELEQIKNMGKGVNLLAELLTSEEFDFDQDIVCKIHNAVGLEEALTWGKFRNDTVGIQNVDYTPPGPDKLPQIWHDVQTKEEKLIAENKPELASAEAFCQMSRSQFFFDCNKRTAWLMSLGILVDAGYPPIRSQRAGQIAF; translated from the coding sequence ATGAAAGGCATCATAGATAAAAATCGCACAAAGGCCATCTTTCTGCTACGTAAAAACCGAACAGCCCTAGTCTGGTCCGGCGTTTCTACCTTTGAGAATAATCCCGCCACCCAGACTATCCTAGAGGGCTTTAGCGTTCCCGGGCTTACGCTGACAGAACTTGAACAGATCAAAAATATGGGAAAAGGGGTAAACCTGCTTGCTGAGCTGCTCACCAGTGAAGAATTTGACTTCGACCAAGATATCGTCTGCAAAATTCACAATGCCGTAGGCCTGGAAGAAGCATTGACCTGGGGAAAATTCAGAAATGATACAGTTGGCATTCAGAACGTAGACTATACGCCTCCCGGGCCCGACAAACTCCCTCAGATCTGGCATGACGTTCAGACAAAAGAGGAAAAACTGATTGCTGAAAATAAACCGGAACTGGCTTCTGCCGAAGCTTTTTGCCAAATGTCACGGTCACAATTTTTCTTTGACTGCAATAAGCGGACAGCTTGGCTCATGTCCCTGGGTATTCTTGTTGATGCCGGATACCCCCCCATACGCTCTCAACGTGCGGGACAAATTGCGTTTTAA
- a CDS encoding Y-family DNA polymerase, which produces MLDFTKNLWALVDCNNFYASCERLFRPDLNGRPLVVLSNNDGCIVARSAEAKALGIPMGEPEFKARALLKRHGVVVFSSNYSLYGDISARVMATLEHCCPVVEQYSIDEAFLQLDAPLRANLPAFCRDLRATVLRWTGITVSVGVATTRTLAKIANHIAKAHEEYGGAFSLARAEADIDRVLARTSVDEVWGIGRRQARKLRAQAVHTALDLKRADDIWLRRVLTITGWHTSLELRGIPCIGESDTPVARKTLVSSRSFGSKVRDKESLAEALATYAARAGERLRGEGLVAGGIAAHIRTSRHGAGRRYDQTAYVPFQVPTADTADLIRAVKRALDSIFQEGFAYAKAGVMLYEIEGKDVRQGNLLQLATTIRDSRREALMGTMDKLNRRYGRRSVHFGAEGPKNAAWHVRRGRCSPRLTTDWAELAQAVCR; this is translated from the coding sequence ATGCTTGATTTTACAAAAAATCTGTGGGCTCTTGTTGATTGCAACAACTTTTATGCTTCCTGCGAAAGGCTCTTCCGACCTGACCTTAACGGCCGCCCGTTAGTGGTGCTATCCAATAACGACGGCTGCATAGTAGCCCGCTCGGCAGAAGCCAAAGCTCTGGGTATTCCAATGGGCGAGCCGGAGTTCAAGGCCCGGGCCTTGCTTAAGCGGCACGGCGTGGTGGTGTTTTCATCTAATTACTCTCTTTATGGTGATATATCGGCCCGAGTCATGGCCACATTGGAACACTGCTGTCCGGTGGTGGAGCAGTATTCCATAGACGAGGCATTTCTCCAACTGGACGCACCCCTACGGGCCAATCTGCCCGCGTTCTGCCGCGACCTGCGCGCCACGGTTCTGCGCTGGACCGGAATAACCGTATCCGTGGGCGTGGCTACCACCCGTACGCTCGCCAAGATCGCCAACCACATCGCCAAGGCCCATGAGGAATACGGTGGGGCCTTTTCCTTGGCCAGGGCGGAAGCCGACATTGACCGTGTACTGGCCCGCACGTCCGTGGATGAGGTCTGGGGGATCGGTCGGCGCCAAGCACGCAAGCTCCGGGCCCAGGCTGTTCATACGGCCCTGGATCTGAAACGGGCTGATGATATCTGGTTGCGTAGGGTTTTGACGATCACCGGCTGGCATACCTCCCTGGAGTTGCGCGGCATTCCCTGCATTGGCGAAAGCGACACGCCCGTGGCGCGCAAGACGCTGGTTTCCTCCCGTTCATTCGGGAGCAAGGTTCGTGATAAGGAAAGTCTGGCCGAAGCACTGGCAACCTATGCGGCCAGGGCAGGGGAGCGGTTACGTGGCGAGGGGCTAGTGGCGGGCGGGATCGCCGCGCACATCCGTACCTCACGCCATGGAGCGGGGCGCCGCTACGATCAGACGGCCTATGTGCCGTTTCAGGTTCCCACGGCGGACACCGCTGATTTGATCCGGGCAGTTAAGCGGGCCCTGGATTCCATCTTCCAGGAAGGCTTTGCCTACGCTAAGGCAGGCGTCATGCTCTACGAGATCGAAGGCAAGGACGTGAGGCAGGGCAATTTGCTGCAGCTGGCGACGACGATACGGGACAGCCGCCGGGAAGCGCTTATGGGCACGATGGATAAGCTCAATCGGCGCTACGGGCGGCGTTCCGTCCATTTTGGGGCGGAAGGGCCGAAAAATGCCGCCTGGCATGTGCGCCGGGGCCGCTGTTCGCCGCGGCTGACAACGGACTGGGCAGAACTGGCACAGGCCGTGTGTAGATAG